In Papaver somniferum cultivar HN1 chromosome 1, ASM357369v1, whole genome shotgun sequence, a genomic segment contains:
- the LOC113275631 gene encoding uncharacterized protein LOC113275631: protein MRDFLWEYREKDGKCSHLVKWKIVCAEKSKGGLGVLNLRRMNQALLAKWCWRWGIEKTHLWYKIVAEKYGPHSSVWTPSKVASAHGVSCWRTIAEMGRLIAENARIIIHSGIRTSFWFDNWAGNRSLAEEYSTLCKLDRFPHTSVAQHIMAEGSWYFDFKRTLTDEETNKLADLLVIIGTIPPSLDTLTDTRR from the coding sequence ATGAGAGACTTCTTATGGGAGTATAGAGAGAAGGATGGAAAGTGTTCTCATCTAGTAAAGTGGAAGATAGTTTGTGCTGAAAAATCAAAAGGAGGTTTAGGGGTGTTAAATCTCAGAAGAATGAATCAAGCACTCTTAGCTAAATGGTGCTGGAGATGGGGTATTGAGAAGACACACCTTTGGTACAAAATAGTTGCAGAAAAGTATGGTCCACATTCGTCAGTTTGGACTCCAAGTAAGGTTGCGTCTGCCCATGGGGTTTCTTGCTGGAGAACAATAGCAGAAATGGGTCGTCTAATTGCTGAAAATGCAAGGATTATCATTCATTCAGGCATTCGAACTTCATTCTGGTTTGATAATTGGGCTGGAAACAGATCATTGGCGGAAGAGTACTCTACTCTTTGTAAACTGGACAGGTTTCCTCATACAAGTGTAGCTCAGCATATAATGGCAGAGGGATCTTGGTATTTCGATTTCAAACGTACACTTACGGATGAAGAAACAAACAAACTTGCTGACCTCTTGGTCATTATTGGTACTATTCCTCCATCTCTAGATACGTTAACagatacaagaagatga